A window of Cryptomeria japonica chromosome 3, Sugi_1.0, whole genome shotgun sequence contains these coding sequences:
- the LOC131034308 gene encoding EP1-like glycoprotein 4 translates to MEVKIVRVAGYLVSLLAILAWIPSIDGEMELGSRVSIPVPPAYEEGFEARAFIIQTVAGALPTFKLALAIYGRGGVYLCRLEVVQDGFVMWKSGCTRRFVPVDMCVIFLSNDGDLLLSDGMGTVGWSTNTSNRGVKFIQLKRSGNLVLRNRFRRMVWQSFDFPCDKLLWGQKLRNSQQLLSNGSDYSLSIQHNELVLKWHGLNYWTTKVNTKDIDYAQIGRHGIELWCNASLHTIVGPSSSSPIHFISLGQTGILTMYTYGPPWMPIIVAPNGSCNNPEACGPYGVCTEGVIASNNNDTNSISCSCLPYFQSTTLSQGCMLPTQFTFNFCGKPTEFLELRGFDSPLMGLTKNLSSKACANACLEDCTCIAAISTNSSICYLYTQLQSIRRRPSKSEELKMYVKIPKGLSTRGGGKAKKMRMLFVILGACVDMIALILIGTGVMYYFYVYKRRQVSSATPQM, encoded by the exons ATGGAAGTGAAAATAGTAAGAGTAGCAGGCTATTTGGTGTCCCTGTTGGCGATTCTGGCGTGGATTCCGTCAATTGACGGAGAAATGGAGCTCGGAAGCCGAGTGAGCATTCCTGTGCCGCCGGCATATGAAGAAGGGTTTGAAGCTCGGGCATTTATAATACAGACGGTCGCCGGAGCTTTGCCGACTTTTAAGCTTGCGCTGGCGATTTACGGCAGGGGCGGCGTTTATTTGTGTCGTTTGGAGGTTGTGCAGGATGGATTTGTTATGTGGAAGTCCGGCTGTACAAGGAGGTTTGTTCCAGTCGATATGTGTGTTATTTTTCTGTCAAATGACGGAGACCTGCTCTTGTCTGATGGTATGGGCACTGTAGGGTGGAGCACCAATACTTCTAACCGCGGTGTAAAG TTTATACAACTAAAGCGCAGTGGAAACTTAGTTCTACGCAACAGATTTAGACGCATGGTGTGGCAAAGCTTTGATTTTCCTTGTGACAAACTATTATGGGGGCAAAAACTAAGAAACTCCCAACAATTGTTATCAAATGGTAGTGACTATTCTCTTTCAATACAACATAATGAGCTAGTTTTGAAATGGCATGGCCTCAACTATTGGACCACAAAAGTTAATACTAAAGACATTGATTATGCTCAAATTGGAAGGCATGGAATTGAATTATGGTGTAATGCTTCCCTACACACTATTGTTGGCCCCTCTTCTTCTAGCCCAATTCATTTTATTTCCCTTGGTCAAACTGGGATATTGACTATGTACACCTATGGCCCCCCATGGATGCCCATAATTGTAGCTCCAAATGGATCTTGCAACAACCCAGAGGCATGTGGTCCCTATGGTGTGTGCACAGAGGGTGTTATtgctagtaataacaatgacactAATTCAATTTCATGTTCTTGCTTGCCTTACTTTCAATCAACCACACTTTCTCAAGGTTGCATGCTACCCACACAATTCACATTCAATTTTTGTGGCAAACCAACTGAGTTTCTTGAACTAAGGGGCTTTGATAGCCCATTAATGGGACTCACTAAAAATTTGTCTAGTAAGGCATGTGCTAATGCATGTTTGGAGGATTGCACTTGTATAGCTGCCATATCAACCAATTCCTCAATTTGCTACCTCTACACTCAATTGCAAAGCATTCGAAGGCGTCCTTCTAAGAGTGAGGAATTAAAAATGTATGTGAAGATTCCTAAGGGGTTATCTACACGTGGAGGTGGCAAGGCAAAAAAAATGCGCATGTTGTTTGTAATATTAGGGGCTTGTGTTGACATGATTGCCCTAATTTTGATAGGTACAGGAGTAATGTACTATTTTTATGTATATAAAAGGAGACAGGTATCTTCTGCCACTCCTCAAatgtga